The Phycisphaeraceae bacterium genome segment GGAGGCGGTCGCCCAGGAGGGCGCCGGAGGTGATCGGGGACATGGGGTCGAAGGCGAGGACGGCGCAGCGGCCCATGGACGGGTCGTCCTTGGCGCGGCGGGTGAACTCGCCGACGAGTTGGGCGACGAGGGTGCTCTTGCCGGCGCCGGGGGAGCCGGTGACGCCGATGATGCGCCTGGGCCGCCGGCGGACGGCGCCGGGGCGCATCGGCCGGCCGGCGTGGATGAGGGAGATGTCGCGGGCGAGCTGGGCGGAGGGGGTGGCGCCGGCGATGGTGGTCGAGTAGGGGCGGACGGTTTCGCGGACGGCGGCGACGATGTCGAGCAAGCCGGTGCCGGTGGTGAAGCACTTGGCGACGCCGCCGGAGAGGAGCTTGGGGAGGTCCTCTTGGGGGAGAATGCCGCCCATGTGGATGGGGATGTCGGGGCGGCCCATCTCGCGGATGGACTCGACGAGCTTGGGGCCCAGAACGAGGTGGGAGTTAGACATCATCGACGCGGCGATAACGTCGCAATCCTCATCGCGGGCGGAGACGGCCAGCGAGCGAGGGGTTTGCCAGAGGCCGGAGTAGATGACGTGCACCCCGGAATCGCGGAGCGCGCGGGCGATGACCTTGACGCCGCGGTCGTGACCATCGAGGCCCATCTTGCCCAGCAGGACGCGGGGGCGGTGGTCGAGGTCGGCGCAGCGGTCTTTCTTCTCGAACTCGGTGGTGGCGACGTTGAGTGCGGTGGTCATGCAGGAGCAATATAGGGGACAGGGATTGGCTCGGGCATGCCGCGACCTGGGGGGCGGGGAGCGCTGCGCCGCGGGGCTTGGGGCTCGCTGGAATTGAGGGACGGAACACAGCGGTGGGCGCGAACGGGCGCTCGATATGGCAAGGAGCGGCCGGCGCGGCGGCGAGGGGCGCCGCGGGTTGGGGACGGTGGCGGCAGGTCGGCGCGGAGCGAGCGCGGCGGGGGCCGGGTGTAAAGTTGGAGAGGCGCAGGAGGAGGGAGCAGACCTTGCGGGCGGACTCGCGGGCGCCGCGGCGTTCGGCATGAGCGCCGTCCGGCCGCGCGGCATCGGCCTGCTCGGCGGCGAGGAGGGTGGAAAGGGCGGTTGCGACGGCCGGGAGCGTGGCCGACGCGGCGAGGCGGGTGCGGCGTGCGAGGATGGACTCGAGGGCGGCGAGGTGGGCGTCGGCCTCGGGGGAGGCGAGCCAGTGGGAGAGGGCTGCGAGGGAGGCGCCGTGGGCGCGGGCGATGGTGGAGAGGTCGGCGGGGGAGGCGGGGTCGTAGAGCGCGGCGAGGATGGAGGCCGCCTG includes the following:
- a CDS encoding cobalamin-dependent protein (Presence of a B(12) (cobalamin)-binding domain implies dependence on cobalamin itself, in one of its several forms, or in some unusual lineages, dependence on a cobalamin-like analog.), which codes for MTTALNVATTEFEKKDRCADLDHRPRVLLGKMGLDGHDRGVKVIARALRDSGVHVIYSGLWQTPRSLAVSARDEDCDVIAASMMSNSHLVLGPKLVESIREMGRPDIPIHMGGILPQEDLPKLLSGGVAKCFTTGTGLLDIVAAVRETVRPYSTTIAGATPSAQLARDISLIHAGRPMRPGAVRRRPRRIIGVTGSPGAGKSTLVAQLVGEFTRRAKDDPSMGRCAVLAFDPMSPITSGALLGDRLRVDFNTLDEAVYYRSLAISGEDYHAVNEIIELIGGAAGPAPFDTVFVETVGAGQNETRIRTHVDRTVVVLTPGMGDAVQMDKAGILEIADLFVCNKADSPGQNELVRDLRDVAGRRPILETVATRGQGVPELLDRLLT